In Paeniglutamicibacter kerguelensis, one genomic interval encodes:
- a CDS encoding GntR family transcriptional regulator, whose translation MDSNPLAFINVDSADKMAPYLQVRQQILVAIAKGKLKAGTKLPSVRALAEQLGLAVNTAAKVYKELEASGAVVTRGRHGTIVQAADDEGSIAVADAASELAAVATRWGISEKAAIGYVRAAFSSQV comes from the coding sequence ATGGATAGCAATCCGCTGGCATTCATCAACGTGGACAGCGCTGACAAGATGGCCCCCTATCTGCAGGTGCGTCAGCAGATCCTTGTCGCAATCGCCAAGGGCAAGCTCAAGGCGGGAACCAAGCTTCCTTCGGTGCGGGCGCTCGCCGAACAACTGGGACTCGCGGTGAACACCGCCGCCAAGGTCTACAAGGAGCTGGAAGCCAGCGGTGCGGTGGTAACCCGCGGGCGACACGGCACCATCGTCCAGGCCGCGGACGACGAAGGATCCATTGCCGTGGCCGATGCTGCTTCCGAATTGGCGGCGGTTGCCACGCGTTGGGGAATCAGCGAAAAAGCGGCAATCGGGTACGTCAGGGCGGCCTTTAGCTCGCAGGTTTAA
- a CDS encoding MBL fold metallo-hydrolase encodes MSEIFHDLNDVTVRGISVSEMANNVYLVTSKADGAQLLIDAADDAKAITGLIQSASSDAEVPTSLAGIATTHQHWDHIRALQEMVDSTGVKTYAGAEDAAGILEGSSVKIDAPLGHGDKVFVGSTVLECVHLRGHTPGSIAFVLRDSGGTVLIFSGDSLFPGGVGNTGNDSQRFTSLLDDVTERLFGHYPDESIVLTGHGDSTTLGRERPHLEEWRSRGW; translated from the coding sequence ATGAGCGAAATTTTCCATGACTTGAATGACGTGACAGTTCGAGGCATTAGCGTCTCTGAGATGGCCAACAACGTTTACCTCGTGACGTCCAAAGCCGACGGTGCGCAATTGCTGATCGATGCCGCCGACGATGCAAAAGCCATCACGGGACTGATCCAATCCGCTTCATCCGACGCGGAAGTTCCGACGTCACTGGCGGGCATTGCCACGACACACCAGCACTGGGACCACATCCGTGCGCTGCAGGAGATGGTTGACTCCACGGGGGTCAAGACCTATGCCGGCGCGGAAGACGCCGCAGGGATCTTGGAGGGTTCGTCGGTAAAGATAGACGCGCCCCTTGGCCATGGGGACAAGGTCTTCGTCGGTTCGACGGTTCTCGAATGCGTTCACCTGCGGGGCCACACTCCCGGATCGATTGCATTCGTACTTCGGGATAGCGGCGGAACAGTCCTGATCTTCAGCGGGGATTCCCTGTTCCCTGGCGGTGTAGGCAATACCGGGAATGATTCACAACGGTTTACGTCGTTGTTGGACGATGTCACCGAACGTCTTTTTGGACATTACCCGGATGAGTCGATAGTCCTGACCGGCCATGGAGACTCCACGACATTGGGCAGGGAACGCCCTCATCTCGAGGAATGGCGAAGCCGGGGCTGGTAG
- a CDS encoding HNH endonuclease: MFEDFEDESSNPESLPVEQAGETILGHRPIGHAPESPVTIRNCGALQRDEALEFIESVTEALGYFPPAVDEAAGFARIAALEELKSSASATQSVEAKAAEEAVISRHEAEGKYQANPNRGTGAEVALARGESQCFGPQFLAYSRSMLEHMPHTFAALRRGKIKENRSMVIVRETCELDPMVQEIIDRELAGRPGSLKGVGTRELTARVKRLTLAFDNTVEMNKSSEALRKRFISVRVVPGGFMRISGSLPMEQGVAFNEALAAAAAKKRPQEDRRTNMQVKVDTLVERVTGQSPANGTPLLVNLVMTDRTLMQGDSEPAYLSGYGTIPAGYARYLVTGDSNLSPKGSKAQVWIRRLFTAPSSGELVAMESSKRILPKQLKRMIAVRDQFCRTPYCDAPIRHYDHVQQVAMGGRTSAVNGDGRCAWCNYTKETEGWRERVVSGPRHTIEITTPSGQVFLSTAPPLPGTPESPALPPPLDSC; encoded by the coding sequence ATGTTCGAAGACTTCGAGGATGAATCATCGAACCCGGAATCGCTGCCAGTTGAGCAGGCCGGGGAAACGATCCTTGGGCACAGGCCTATCGGCCATGCCCCCGAGAGCCCCGTTACTATTCGAAATTGCGGCGCACTACAGCGTGACGAAGCCTTGGAATTTATTGAGTCGGTCACAGAGGCTTTGGGATATTTCCCACCGGCTGTTGATGAAGCGGCAGGGTTTGCGCGCATTGCCGCCCTGGAAGAACTCAAGTCTTCAGCCTCGGCGACCCAGTCGGTCGAAGCCAAAGCCGCGGAAGAGGCCGTGATTTCTCGCCATGAGGCCGAAGGCAAATACCAGGCCAATCCCAATCGCGGCACGGGCGCTGAAGTAGCGTTGGCGCGGGGCGAATCGCAGTGCTTTGGGCCTCAATTCCTGGCCTACTCCCGATCCATGCTTGAGCACATGCCGCATACGTTCGCAGCATTGAGGCGCGGCAAGATCAAAGAAAATCGTTCAATGGTCATTGTCCGGGAAACCTGCGAACTTGATCCCATGGTCCAAGAGATTATCGACCGAGAACTTGCGGGCAGGCCCGGAAGTCTTAAGGGTGTGGGTACACGAGAGCTCACAGCACGCGTGAAACGACTCACTCTGGCGTTCGACAACACGGTCGAAATGAACAAGAGTTCAGAAGCACTCCGGAAACGGTTCATTTCGGTGAGAGTGGTTCCCGGAGGTTTCATGAGGATCAGTGGGAGCCTTCCCATGGAACAGGGCGTGGCCTTTAATGAGGCCTTGGCGGCTGCTGCAGCCAAGAAGCGTCCGCAGGAAGACCGCCGAACCAACATGCAAGTCAAAGTCGACACTCTCGTTGAGCGTGTCACGGGCCAGTCGCCTGCCAATGGAACGCCATTGTTGGTCAATCTGGTGATGACTGACCGCACCCTGATGCAAGGGGACAGCGAGCCCGCATACCTTAGCGGCTATGGAACCATTCCGGCTGGCTACGCCCGATACCTCGTCACGGGCGACTCGAATCTTTCTCCGAAAGGATCCAAGGCCCAGGTCTGGATTCGACGCCTGTTTACTGCGCCGAGTAGTGGCGAACTTGTCGCCATGGAGTCTTCCAAGCGGATACTGCCCAAGCAACTTAAACGAATGATCGCAGTCAGGGACCAGTTCTGCAGGACGCCATATTGCGACGCCCCTATTCGGCATTACGACCATGTTCAACAAGTTGCGATGGGCGGGAGAACTTCCGCCGTGAACGGCGACGGGCGTTGTGCCTGGTGCAACTACACCAAGGAGACCGAAGGGTGGCGTGAACGCGTGGTTTCTGGTCCACGCCACACCATAGAGATCACCACGCCCAGCGGCCAGGTATTCCTCTCCACGGCACCGCCCTTGCCCGGGACCCCCGAAAGCCCGGCGTTGCCCCCGCCCCTGGATAGTTGCTAG
- a CDS encoding methyltransferase domain-containing protein yields the protein MKWDPEKYVQFADHRDRPFFDLTARVAAEAPRLVVDLGCGPGPLTRSLAERWPEARVVGLDSSHEMVQKARSTQRAPGLEFELADSERWAPRLAGVLRHKNAVGEPEGYLKILLAAGFEADVWETTYGQVLTGENPVLEWVRGTALRPILAKLDAVEAAEFEADYARLVAQAYPSFEGTGGVLLTMFPFRRIFMVGRKR from the coding sequence ATGAAATGGGACCCGGAAAAGTATGTGCAGTTCGCCGACCATCGTGACCGGCCGTTTTTTGATCTGACTGCACGCGTTGCCGCCGAGGCGCCGCGCCTCGTGGTCGATCTGGGGTGTGGCCCGGGCCCGCTGACACGGTCGCTGGCCGAGCGATGGCCAGAGGCCCGTGTTGTTGGTTTGGATTCCTCGCACGAAATGGTCCAGAAGGCCCGTTCCACACAGCGTGCCCCCGGCCTGGAGTTCGAGCTTGCCGACTCGGAGCGTTGGGCTCCGCGGCTGGCTGGTGTGTTGCGGCACAAAAACGCGGTGGGGGAGCCGGAGGGCTACCTGAAGATCCTGCTTGCGGCGGGATTTGAGGCCGATGTCTGGGAAACCACGTATGGGCAGGTCCTGACGGGCGAGAACCCGGTGCTCGAGTGGGTGCGCGGCACGGCATTGCGTCCCATCCTTGCCAAGTTGGATGCCGTGGAGGCGGCCGAGTTTGAAGCAGACTATGCGAGGCTTGTCGCGCAGGCATACCCGTCGTTCGAAGGTACCGGCGGCGTCCTTCTGACCATGTTCCCGTTCCGTCGAATTTTCATGGTTGGCCGCAAACGCTGA
- a CDS encoding DEAD/DEAH box helicase, with protein sequence MNLTELLPNTPPRGATAESVYEAFIKWVEDRGIGLYPAQDEAVMEIVAGNNVILATPTGSGKSLVAVAAHFYALARGERSYYTAPIKALVSEKFFDLCKIFGAENVGMVTGDSSVNQDAPIICCTAEILANIALREGKSADLGPVVMDEFHFYADPQRGWAWQVPLLELPQAQFLLMSATLGDVSRFEDELTLRTGRETTTVAHAERPIPLHYYYSQDPVQEAIEELLKTRQVPIYVVHFSQLEAIDRASSLMSINVCTREEKDRISELIAGFRFAAGFGKTLNRLVRHGIGVHHAGMLPKYRRLVEQLAQAGLLKVICGTDTLGVGINVPIRTVLITALSKYDGIRTRLLNSREFHQIAGRAGRAGFDTAGTVVVQAPEHAIENKKAMEKALAKFGDDSKKIRQVVKKKPPQGFVTWGEKTYERIIVSTPEPLSSSFVVTHSMLLNLLDRKGDSFAAARRLLTENHESPAKQRALQRKALGILRELLATGVVERLDVPDEYGNKLALTVHLQQNFALNQPLSPFALAALELFDEESAGYALDVVSVIEATLEKPRQVLSAQEKKARGEAIAAMKAEGMEYDARMAALEEVSYPQPLAQVLGDAFEQYRAGAPWLGDFEVAPKSVVRDMYERAMSFSEYVQFYSLARSEGVLLRYLTDAYKALRQTVPQDALREDLEDLIEWLGEMIRQIDSSLLDEWEELANGVLHEPDAEIIPPAPERLTSNERAFRVMVRNDMFKRVKLFADEQDGALGDLDGHNGFDSDAWADAMDAYFEEHEDIDDGPGGRGPNLLIITPGAQAWKVRQIFADPANNHDWGIEATVNLADSDEAGMPVITVTSVGRLD encoded by the coding sequence ATGAATCTTACCGAGTTGCTGCCGAACACTCCCCCGCGTGGAGCCACCGCCGAATCCGTCTACGAAGCCTTCATCAAATGGGTGGAGGACCGCGGTATCGGGCTGTACCCGGCACAAGATGAAGCCGTCATGGAAATCGTGGCCGGCAACAACGTCATCCTGGCAACGCCCACCGGCTCGGGCAAGTCGCTGGTGGCCGTCGCGGCGCACTTCTATGCGCTAGCCCGCGGGGAACGCAGCTACTACACCGCACCCATCAAGGCGCTGGTCTCCGAGAAGTTCTTCGACCTGTGCAAGATCTTCGGTGCGGAAAACGTCGGCATGGTCACCGGTGATTCCTCGGTCAACCAGGATGCGCCGATCATTTGCTGCACCGCGGAGATCCTGGCCAACATCGCCTTGCGCGAAGGCAAGAGCGCCGACCTCGGCCCGGTTGTCATGGACGAATTCCACTTCTACGCCGACCCGCAGCGCGGCTGGGCGTGGCAGGTGCCGCTGCTGGAACTGCCGCAGGCACAATTCCTGCTGATGTCGGCGACCCTCGGCGATGTCAGCCGCTTCGAAGACGAACTCACGCTGCGCACCGGACGCGAAACCACCACCGTGGCGCACGCCGAACGGCCGATCCCCCTGCACTACTACTACTCGCAGGACCCTGTGCAGGAAGCCATCGAGGAACTGCTGAAGACCCGGCAGGTACCGATCTACGTCGTGCACTTCAGCCAGCTCGAGGCCATCGACCGTGCCAGCAGCCTGATGAGCATCAACGTCTGCACCCGTGAGGAAAAGGACAGGATTTCCGAGCTGATCGCCGGGTTCCGCTTCGCCGCGGGATTCGGCAAGACGCTGAACCGGCTGGTGCGCCACGGCATCGGTGTACACCACGCGGGCATGTTGCCCAAGTACCGCCGTCTGGTCGAACAGCTGGCCCAGGCCGGCTTGCTCAAGGTCATCTGCGGCACCGACACCTTGGGCGTGGGCATCAACGTGCCCATCCGCACCGTGTTGATCACCGCGCTGTCCAAGTACGACGGCATCCGCACCCGACTGCTGAACTCCCGCGAATTCCACCAGATCGCCGGCCGTGCCGGACGCGCCGGCTTCGACACCGCCGGAACCGTGGTGGTCCAGGCCCCCGAGCACGCCATCGAAAACAAGAAGGCCATGGAGAAGGCGTTGGCCAAGTTCGGCGACGACTCCAAGAAGATCCGCCAGGTCGTCAAGAAGAAGCCGCCGCAGGGCTTCGTGACCTGGGGCGAGAAGACCTACGAGCGCATCATCGTCTCCACCCCGGAACCGCTGAGCTCCTCGTTCGTGGTCACCCACTCGATGCTGCTGAACCTGCTGGACCGCAAGGGCGACTCGTTCGCGGCGGCCCGCCGCCTGCTCACCGAGAACCACGAGTCTCCGGCCAAGCAGCGCGCCCTGCAGCGCAAGGCCCTGGGCATCCTGCGCGAACTATTGGCCACCGGCGTCGTCGAACGCCTGGATGTGCCCGACGAATACGGCAACAAGCTCGCGCTGACCGTGCACCTGCAGCAGAACTTCGCACTGAACCAGCCGCTGTCCCCGTTCGCGCTGGCGGCCCTGGAGCTCTTCGACGAGGAAAGCGCCGGGTACGCGCTGGATGTCGTCTCGGTCATCGAGGCCACGCTGGAAAAGCCGCGCCAGGTGCTCTCCGCCCAGGAGAAGAAGGCCCGTGGCGAGGCGATCGCCGCGATGAAGGCAGAGGGCATGGAGTACGACGCCCGCATGGCGGCCCTGGAAGAGGTCAGCTACCCGCAGCCGCTGGCGCAGGTGCTCGGTGACGCGTTCGAGCAGTACCGCGCCGGCGCCCCCTGGCTCGGCGACTTCGAGGTCGCCCCGAAGTCCGTGGTCCGCGACATGTATGAGCGCGCCATGAGCTTCAGCGAATACGTGCAGTTCTACTCGCTGGCCCGCTCCGAGGGCGTGCTGCTGCGCTACCTGACCGACGCCTACAAGGCGCTGCGCCAGACCGTCCCGCAGGATGCGCTGCGCGAGGACCTCGAGGACCTCATCGAATGGCTCGGCGAAATGATCCGCCAGATCGACTCCTCGCTGCTGGACGAATGGGAAGAGCTGGCCAACGGCGTGCTGCACGAGCCCGACGCGGAGATCATCCCGCCGGCACCGGAGCGCCTGACCTCCAACGAGCGCGCCTTCCGCGTCATGGTCCGCAACGACATGTTCAAGCGCGTGAAGCTCTTCGCCGACGAACAGGACGGCGCACTGGGCGATTTGGACGGGCACAACGGATTCGACTCCGATGCCTGGGCCGACGCCATGGACGCGTACTTCGAGGAGCACGAGGACATCGACGACGGCCCCGGCGGCCGCGGCCCGAACCTGTTGATCATCACCCCGGGCGCCCAAGCCTGGAAGGTGCGCCAGATCTTCGCCGACCCGGCGAACAACCACGACTGGGGCATCGAGGCGACGGTGAACCTCGCCGATTCCGACGAGGCCGGCATGCCGGTCATCACTGTCACCAGTGTGGGGCGTTTGGACTAG
- a CDS encoding metal-dependent hydrolase: MMGGHHAATGAAAWIALTTSFKLPTGNLPEMISWMPDAIPLGFGLLEQTPIAGVAGAMVCAGAALLPDADHRRATIAHSLPPVSNAICAGIGEVSGGHRNGTHSLLGIGVFTALAWVLGLWTMDTERFGIIYPGAGLLAVLLVSFALKALKFIPDTMARLPWLLSIPAGIFVAVFSPDEQNWLVIAVAVGCAVHILGDMLTVGGCNLIWPIKIKSPKALRRVPLLKDIWKPSGRIAIPLLGKAGSGREWLLCVPVSAYALVGMVVPILLVLKGQIQPLSKFLGL; encoded by the coding sequence ATGATGGGCGGCCACCACGCGGCCACCGGCGCAGCTGCCTGGATCGCGTTGACCACGAGCTTCAAGCTCCCCACCGGCAACCTCCCCGAGATGATCTCGTGGATGCCCGATGCCATCCCGCTGGGCTTCGGCCTGCTGGAACAAACCCCCATCGCCGGCGTCGCCGGTGCCATGGTGTGCGCCGGGGCGGCCCTGCTGCCCGATGCCGACCATCGCCGCGCGACCATCGCACACTCGCTTCCGCCGGTCTCGAACGCCATTTGCGCCGGCATCGGAGAGGTGTCCGGCGGGCACCGCAACGGCACGCACTCGCTGCTGGGCATCGGCGTCTTCACGGCACTGGCCTGGGTGCTGGGCCTCTGGACCATGGACACCGAACGGTTCGGGATCATCTACCCGGGCGCAGGCTTGCTCGCGGTACTGCTGGTGTCCTTCGCGCTCAAGGCGCTGAAGTTCATCCCGGACACCATGGCCAGGCTGCCGTGGCTGCTGTCCATCCCCGCGGGCATTTTCGTGGCGGTCTTTTCCCCGGATGAGCAGAACTGGCTAGTGATTGCCGTGGCCGTCGGCTGCGCCGTGCACATCCTGGGCGACATGCTCACGGTCGGCGGGTGCAACCTGATCTGGCCCATCAAGATCAAGTCCCCGAAGGCTCTGCGCCGGGTTCCCCTGCTCAAGGACATCTGGAAGCCCAGCGGCCGCATTGCCATCCCGCTGCTCGGCAAGGCGGGGTCGGGCCGCGAGTGGCTGCTTTGCGTGCCCGTCTCCGCCTACGCGCTGGTGGGCATGGTGGTGCCGATCCTGCTGGTGCTCAAGGGCCAGATCCAGCCGCTGAGCAAGTTCCTGGGATTGTAG
- a CDS encoding GNAT family N-acetyltransferase: MPNLRPAQPADVPAILQLIHELAVFEREPDAVKNTEDELAAHLFDANPQVYAHVVEVDGEVLAFALWYLTYSTWEGTHGIHLEDLYVRESARGGGHGTALLRELAAIAVQRGYKRVEWSVLDWNAPAIGFYDSLGAGSMDGWTVRRLEGAALADLGAGA; this comes from the coding sequence ATGCCTAACCTCCGACCCGCGCAACCGGCCGACGTCCCCGCAATACTCCAACTCATCCACGAATTAGCAGTGTTTGAGCGGGAACCCGACGCCGTAAAAAACACCGAGGATGAACTCGCCGCGCACCTTTTTGACGCGAACCCGCAGGTCTACGCGCACGTGGTCGAGGTGGACGGCGAGGTGCTCGCCTTCGCCCTGTGGTACCTGACCTACTCCACCTGGGAGGGCACGCACGGCATCCACCTGGAGGACCTCTACGTTCGCGAATCCGCACGCGGCGGCGGACACGGCACGGCGCTGCTGCGCGAACTCGCGGCAATCGCCGTGCAGCGGGGCTACAAGCGCGTGGAGTGGAGCGTGCTTGACTGGAACGCCCCGGCCATCGGCTTCTACGACTCGCTCGGCGCCGGTTCCATGGACGGCTGGACCGTGCGCCGGCTCGAGGGCGCCGCCCTGGCCGATCTGGGGGCCGGCGCATGA
- a CDS encoding alpha/beta fold hydrolase: MNTFRGMNATEHYFRVPLDHAKPAGETITVFAREIVSTEHGDPSALPWLLFLQGGPGGKAPRPGSLSGWMAEAAKTFRILLLDQRGTGLSTPANRQTLPLRGDAAAQAAYLTHFRADSIVRDAEAIREALGIEKWSTFGQSYGGFCTLTYLSIAPQALERCLVTGGLASLTADAATVYRATYARMAARNEEYFSWYPQDRQTLARIANHLGRTEEHLPNGRPLTVAMVQMLGQFLGGNARVHLLHHVFEGAFVPTPGGERLSDSFLAEIQNQADRTGNPLYALMHESIYGQGSATGWAAESVLEEFPAFSPAAQIPLLTGEMVYRWYFESDPVLRPLEETARILSEHEDWAPLYDAEALARNTVPVAAAVYTDDVYVDRDLSMETANAVAGLKVWETADFHHDGISDEGAMIFAKLLEMTELLELTATPG; encoded by the coding sequence ATGAACACCTTCCGCGGCATGAATGCCACCGAGCACTACTTCCGGGTCCCGTTGGACCATGCGAAACCCGCGGGCGAAACGATCACGGTGTTCGCCCGCGAGATCGTTTCCACCGAGCACGGGGACCCCTCGGCACTGCCGTGGCTGCTTTTCCTGCAGGGCGGCCCGGGCGGCAAGGCCCCGCGCCCCGGCTCGCTGTCCGGCTGGATGGCAGAGGCAGCCAAGACCTTCCGCATCCTGCTGCTTGACCAGCGCGGCACCGGCTTGAGCACCCCTGCCAACCGGCAGACCCTGCCGCTGCGCGGGGACGCAGCAGCGCAGGCGGCCTACCTGACCCACTTCCGCGCCGACTCGATCGTGCGCGACGCCGAGGCCATCCGCGAGGCCCTGGGGATCGAAAAATGGAGCACGTTCGGGCAGAGCTACGGCGGCTTCTGCACGCTGACCTACCTGTCGATCGCCCCGCAGGCGCTGGAGCGCTGCCTGGTCACCGGCGGGCTCGCCTCGCTCACCGCGGACGCGGCAACCGTCTACCGGGCCACCTACGCCCGCATGGCCGCGCGCAACGAGGAGTACTTCTCCTGGTACCCGCAGGACCGCCAGACGCTGGCCCGCATCGCGAACCACCTCGGGCGCACCGAGGAACACCTTCCCAACGGGCGTCCGCTGACCGTGGCCATGGTGCAGATGCTCGGCCAGTTCCTCGGCGGCAACGCCCGCGTGCACCTGCTGCACCACGTCTTCGAGGGTGCCTTCGTGCCGACCCCCGGCGGGGAGCGGCTCTCGGACAGCTTCCTGGCCGAAATCCAGAACCAGGCCGACCGGACCGGCAACCCGCTCTACGCGCTGATGCACGAATCTATCTACGGGCAGGGCTCCGCGACCGGCTGGGCGGCCGAGTCCGTGCTGGAGGAATTCCCCGCCTTCTCCCCCGCAGCCCAGATTCCGCTGCTCACCGGCGAAATGGTGTACCGCTGGTACTTCGAGTCGGACCCGGTGCTGCGCCCGCTGGAGGAAACCGCCCGCATCCTCTCCGAGCACGAGGACTGGGCGCCGCTCTACGACGCGGAGGCGCTGGCCCGCAACACGGTCCCCGTGGCCGCGGCCGTGTACACCGACGACGTCTACGTCGATCGGGACCTGTCGATGGAAACAGCGAACGCGGTCGCCGGGCTCAAGGTCTGGGAAACCGCCGACTTCCACCACGACGGAATCAGCGACGAGGGTGCGATGATTTTCGCAAAGCTGCTGGAAATGACCGAGCTGCTGGAATTGACCGCCACACCGGGGTAG
- a CDS encoding SDR family oxidoreductase, with the protein MGDELVLVTGGSGFLGAHCIVALLERGYRVRTTVRSMDRQVEVWAALEMAGLADAEVDIVAADLRFDAGWEAAAAGCGYVLHTASPFPANAPKDENELIVPARDGALRVLSASRAAGVKRVVLTSSFAAVGYGHPSRDTEFTEADWSNPQADIGAYTKSKALAERAAWDFIAADGGTLELAVVNPVAIIGPVLGPKLSTSIELVRRLLSGGMPGLAKISLPVVDVRDVADLHVRAMVDPAAAGERFLAVAGPAWSLEQMAGILRVRLGNEGSKIPTRVLPNWLVRAAAVFVPPLRQLVPRLGVVRNASNAKAVGTLGWEPRPVEDSLVDTARSLQKLGML; encoded by the coding sequence ATGGGCGATGAACTGGTTTTGGTCACGGGCGGATCCGGGTTCCTGGGTGCGCACTGCATCGTGGCGCTGCTGGAGCGCGGTTACCGGGTGCGCACCACGGTGCGTTCGATGGACCGGCAGGTGGAGGTCTGGGCGGCCCTGGAGATGGCCGGGTTGGCCGACGCCGAGGTGGACATTGTCGCGGCGGACCTGAGGTTCGATGCGGGCTGGGAGGCGGCGGCCGCCGGGTGCGGCTACGTCCTGCACACCGCGTCCCCGTTCCCGGCCAATGCCCCGAAGGACGAAAACGAACTCATCGTCCCCGCCCGCGACGGCGCCCTGCGGGTGCTCTCCGCCTCCCGCGCTGCCGGGGTGAAGCGCGTGGTGCTGACCTCTTCGTTTGCCGCGGTCGGCTACGGGCATCCGTCCCGGGACACGGAGTTCACCGAGGCCGACTGGTCTAACCCGCAGGCCGACATCGGCGCGTACACCAAATCCAAGGCGCTGGCCGAACGCGCGGCCTGGGACTTCATCGCGGCCGACGGCGGGACGCTGGAACTGGCGGTGGTGAACCCCGTGGCCATCATCGGCCCGGTGCTGGGCCCCAAGCTCTCCACGTCGATCGAGCTGGTGCGGCGGCTGCTCTCCGGCGGCATGCCGGGGCTGGCGAAAATCTCGCTCCCCGTGGTCGACGTGCGCGACGTCGCGGACCTGCACGTGCGCGCGATGGTCGATCCGGCGGCCGCGGGCGAGCGGTTCCTGGCCGTCGCCGGTCCGGCGTGGAGCCTCGAGCAGATGGCCGGCATCCTGCGGGTCCGGCTGGGGAACGAGGGCTCGAAGATTCCGACCCGCGTGTTGCCGAACTGGTTGGTGCGCGCTGCGGCGGTCTTTGTCCCCCCGCTGCGCCAGCTGGTCCCCCGGCTGGGTGTGGTGAGGAATGCATCGAACGCGAAGGCCGTCGGCACCCTCGGCTGGGAGCCGCGGCCCGTCGAGGACTCGCTGGTCGACACCGCGCGGTCCCTGCAGAAGCTGGGGATGCTTTAG
- a CDS encoding MFS transporter gives MTTSPKSVLNPVSTRARAQRRVVLTLSASQLLSGVGNGAGLAIGSLMAVELTGSNAFAGASTTAISVAGAVSALPLAALAVKRGRRVALSLGYFLAAIGAVLMILAPVTRSFPVLLLGAALLGVGSAANLQARFAATDLADDATRGRDLGLVVWSITVGAVAGPNLIGPGSALGASLGLPPMSGPFLFSLAGMVLAIVILNIGLRPDPIFLARGYDEAAGHPTAKPAPGRKRGSLATGLAAARQSPGAMLGISTIVVAHLVMVGVMSMTPVHLKDMAATPGHAMHHGTTDILVVIGFTISLHIAGMYALSPLVGSLADRMGRIRMMLASQGMLVAAVLVCGLGADSQAAVTTGLVLLGLGWSMATVSGSAFLAERVARERRVLVQGVSDTLMGAAGAVGAAGSGLLLAWLGFAGLGYLCLVFILAVTVFCLRELARQGKA, from the coding sequence GTGACTACTTCTCCAAAATCGGTGCTCAATCCCGTATCCACCCGCGCCCGGGCGCAGCGCCGCGTGGTGCTCACGCTTTCTGCCTCGCAGCTGCTCTCCGGCGTGGGAAACGGTGCGGGCCTGGCCATCGGCTCGCTCATGGCCGTCGAACTGACCGGATCGAACGCCTTTGCCGGAGCCTCCACCACCGCGATCTCCGTGGCCGGCGCCGTGAGTGCACTGCCGCTGGCGGCGCTGGCGGTCAAACGCGGACGCCGGGTGGCGCTGTCGCTGGGTTACTTCCTGGCGGCGATCGGCGCGGTGCTGATGATACTGGCACCTGTCACCCGGAGTTTTCCCGTGTTGCTGCTCGGTGCGGCGCTGCTCGGCGTGGGGTCCGCGGCGAACCTGCAGGCGCGCTTCGCCGCAACGGACCTGGCCGACGATGCCACCCGCGGCCGCGACCTGGGCCTGGTGGTCTGGTCGATCACCGTCGGCGCGGTAGCCGGCCCGAACCTGATCGGACCCGGATCGGCACTCGGCGCAAGCCTCGGGTTGCCGCCGATGAGCGGGCCGTTCCTCTTTTCCCTGGCCGGCATGGTGTTGGCCATCGTGATCCTGAACATCGGGTTGCGCCCCGACCCGATTTTCCTGGCCCGCGGCTACGACGAGGCCGCCGGGCACCCGACCGCCAAACCCGCACCGGGACGCAAGCGCGGTTCGCTGGCCACGGGACTGGCCGCCGCACGCCAATCGCCGGGCGCGATGCTGGGCATCTCCACGATCGTGGTGGCCCACCTGGTGATGGTCGGGGTCATGTCCATGACGCCGGTGCACCTCAAGGACATGGCAGCGACGCCGGGGCACGCCATGCACCACGGCACCACCGACATCCTGGTGGTTATCGGGTTCACCATCTCCCTGCACATCGCCGGCATGTACGCGCTCTCCCCGCTGGTCGGCTCGCTGGCCGACAGGATGGGGCGGATCCGGATGATGCTGGCCTCCCAGGGCATGCTGGTTGCCGCGGTGCTGGTCTGCGGCCTCGGCGCGGATTCGCAGGCCGCGGTCACCACCGGCCTGGTGCTGCTGGGCCTGGGCTGGTCGATGGCCACCGTCTCCGGCTCGGCGTTCCTGGCCGAACGGGTGGCACGCGAACGCCGGGTGCTGGTGCAGGGCGTCTCCGACACGCTCATGGGCGCCGCCGGTGCAGTGGGTGCCGCCGGGTCCGGGCTGCTGCTGGCCTGGCTGGGATTCGCCGGGCTCGGCTACCTCTGCCTGGTCTTCATCCTGGCCGTCACGGTCTTCTGCCTGCGCGAGCTTGCAAGACAGGGCAAGGCCTAA